The Acropora palmata chromosome 10, jaAcrPala1.3, whole genome shotgun sequence genome contains a region encoding:
- the LOC141894352 gene encoding uncharacterized protein LOC141894352 — translation MKDVAWIEEELHRWIYDNIMSKWISIRKKPTKLYHMFSGYHASQALIQLVFESAEFSDAKLLYIPKMENLEAEQMVHKLVDKFLQLRFPILLALNKIDLADAVDNLETFKDQFKDKAMMPVSAAIECALQQKCKEGFISYQSGASQFCIVKEARDFAQEITAVEENVLKSFGSTGVLRALSQAVNLRSPTYAFPVQCLDTYHSIGAKPNGEPQTMRDCIVLKPGTTVGKLFDILCYLPVPLLAGEYVRAEGIDSNKVKKVLHKNDLISNSNQIVKIMTTKKAPANAKTRH, via the coding sequence ATGAAAGATGTTGCATGGATTGAAGAAGAACTTCACCGATGGATTTATGATAATATCATGTCTAAATGGATCTCAATAAGAAAGAAACCAACCAAGCTCTATCACATGTTTTCTGGTTATCATGCATCACAAGCCTTAATTCAGCTTGTATTCGAATCAGCTGAATTTTCAGATGCAAAGCTCCTTTACATTCCAAAGATGGAAAACCTTGAGGCTGAACAAATGGTTCACAAATTAGTTGataaatttttgcaattgcgcttTCCTATTCTTCTAGCTCTGAACAAGATTGATCTTGCTGATGCTGTAGATAATTTGGAGACATTTAAAGATCAGTTCAAGGATAAAGCAATGATGCCTGTGAGTGCAGCAATTGAATGTGCTCTACAGCAGAAGTGCAAGGAAGGGTTTATTTCCTACCAAAGTGGAGCATCGCAGTTTTGTATTGTTAAAGAAGCAAGGGACTTTGCACAAGAGATAACAGCAGTTGAAGAAAATGTGCTAAAATCTTTTGGAAGCACAGGTGTTCTTAGAGCCTTATCACAAGCAGTAAATCTTCGGTCACCAACTTATGCATTTCCTGTCCAGTGTCTTGACACCTACCATTCAATTGGTGCAAAACCAAATGGGGAACCTCAAACTATGCGAGACTGTATTGTTTTAAAACCAGGGACAACTGTTGGAAAACTCTTTGACATACTCTGCTATCTTCCAGTTCCACTGCTTGCTGGAGAGTATGTGAGAGCAGAAGGAATTGATTCCAACAAAGTGAAGAAAGTATTGCATAAAAATGATCTTATCAGTAATTCCAATCAGATTGTGAAAATTATGACTACAAAGAAAGCTCCTGCCAATGCCAAGACGAGACATTGA
- the LOC141894350 gene encoding uncharacterized protein LOC141894350 — MTMKCSYLQPLENDLFRSPQNTMAGKGASRSIKRKIDEIEDDDTVGKQSGIKRFFEAPKTETDNKPKETTRSSGTSNLTLAWKWKESVLIYESEGVKNSNKIASFDFDGTLAKTSLFKHGPDAWSILYPSCVPTLTRFHEDGYKLVIFTNQASIGKAKATKEKVIAEKKGRLMGFVTEVGLPFQIFVATAKDAYRKPNTEMWELFSQKYNGDVKVNKDKSFFVGDAAGRKKDHGSSDKEFAENCALKFYTEDEFFLKEVHKTEEVSQ, encoded by the exons ATGACCATGAAATGTTCTTATCTCCAACCGCTGGAGAATGATCTGTTTAGGAGCCCGCAAAACACAATGGCAGGAAAGGGAGCTAGTAGATCAATTAAGAGAAAAATCGATGAAATCGAAGATGACGATACTGTCGGGAAACAAAGTGGTATCAAACGATTTTTTGAAGCTCCTAAAACAG AAACAGACAACAAACCAAAGGAAACCACTAGGTCTTCTGGAACAAGCAATTTGACACTTGCTTGGAAGTGGAAGGAATCTGTATTAATCTATGAGTCAGAGGGAGTtaagaactcaaacaaaattgCAAGCTTTGATTTTGATGGCACTTTAGCCAAGACATCCTTATTCAAGCATGGACCAGATGCCTGGTCTATATTGTACCCTTCATGTGTACCAACGCTAACAAGATTCCATGAGGATGGGTACAAACTTGTTATCTTTACAAATCAAGCCTCAATAGGCAAAGCTAAGGCAACAAAGGAAAAGGTTATTGCTGAGAAAAAAGGAAGGTTAATGGGGTTTGTTACAGAG GTAGGTTTACCATTCCAGATATTTGTGGCCACTGCAAAGGATGCCTATCGCAAACCTAACACAGAAATGTGGGAGCTCTTTAGTCAGAAATATAATGGAGATGTTAAAGTGAATAAAGACAAAAGCTTTTTCGTTGGTGATGCTGctggaagaaagaaagatcATGGATCAAGTGACAAGGAATTCGCAGAAAATTGTGCACTGAAGTTTTACACTGAAGATGAATTTTTCCTGAAAGAAGTGCATAAAACGGAGGAAGTGTCTCAGTAA